From the Corvus moneduloides isolate bCorMon1 chromosome 13, bCorMon1.pri, whole genome shotgun sequence genome, the window CTACACATTTCACCTGACATCATTTCATCCTATCTAGTAATTTGATCTGCCTTCTAAATCcaaacttcagtatttttagttatctaaaaaaagaaacaatgctCACATAGAAGAGCCTGGAAGCTCAAGATGGAAGCATGAAATCTCAGTAGATCAATATTAAGTTACACCCTGGCAAtcagagggaaaataaacacagttaACTCAGAGCCACGTGAAGCTTTGTGCATTAAAAACACCAATAgtgttttattcagaaaaaataaacagcctCACTTTGAATGAGAAAACATTCACATTAGATGACACCTGGCAGGATAATGGGAGTCAGGAACAAGCCTTGCCTCAACAGCACAGGAGGGTGGGAACAATCCTCACAGAgaccccccagctcctcccaaaTGCCTGCTGAGCCATTCCCACAGTGCCCTCAGTGGCTGCTAGTATTGAGTTCATCTTTGGTTCTTCCTGAAAttagtttattattttctggtttagtTTTTCTATCAGCCCATCTTATTTAAACTATatcctctgaattttttttttttttttttgagctttaGGATTTTTTCTAGGAGACTTTCTAGCCTTCAGCCAGCTGGGGCccctcttctttcccttggcTCTACTCACTGTGAGAAGAATAAAAGCCTCCTCTGTTCTCTTTGGACAGGTTTCCAGCACTTGTAGAATGGTTTATCTGGAAGCaacttttcagatttttctatGCTGCAACTGACACCACAGACAGAAATGTATCTTCACTGAAGGAGagcaaaactgagaaaattcTGCCTCCAACCCTTTTAAAGCAAGACAGAGCTCAGGCATTCTCCCCACCCTGCTACCCTTGACCTCTCTAGAAGTTTTGCCCTCCAACCTCTTTCTTCCACAGGACCACAGCAGCCAGAAGGGATCGCCAGTGGTCTCTGGTCCAGCCCTCAGCCAGCTGGGATCAGGTCATCAGCACCTTCTGTAGTCCAGAGTGAACTGtcctccaaggatggagactgcaCAGTTCACTGGGGTCACTGGCCCCTCTGGAACTATTGGATCACCCTCTCAGGCCGTTACTGAGTAATCACCTTTATCAAACATGTATGAGGGAAGCAATCAGGGAGGGGCCTGTGCCCACCCAGGCTGCCCTTTGGGGCCTGCTCACCTGTGGCTTTCTCCAAACAGCTGGTTCTCCATGTAGTGCTTGAGGTTGcccacagcacagacaggcaCACAATCTGCAGAAAAAACAATCTGCACTAACAATAACTTTTCTGAGGTTATCCTTTCTCAATCCCGGTACATTCCATCTCTCCAGTAGGACACTCTGCACCTGAGAGGAACTCGGAACTGCAGAGGGCTGAACACCCTTTAATGCTCCTGTaccaggctggaaggggcagGTGTCAGTGCACCTGCCTGGAGGCTATTCCTGGTGGAACACCAGCCTCCAATGTAAACACACACTGCATAGAACACCTGACCTTCTTTTCCTGGCAAGCGACTGTCTCGCCCCAGTTATAAATACATTCTTCAGAAATACATAAATGCATAACTTAACACCTGCTTTGACACAGGCATGGGAAGGAAACCATGCTGGGACCCCAGGGAGAGCCTACACTCTCACCTGGTCCCCCTGGTCCAGCCCTGTGTCCCTTGCACAGCTTGGTGAGACCCAGCAGCCATGGCTGGGATTTGAGCCAGAGGGGTCTGTAGTGTTTGTGGGCTTCTCATCACATTCCATACAGCAACTTTTGTTTTCAGGCAGAAAACATCAACCAGTGCCCTTGTCTTGCAGTGGTGCTGGTTTTGCCTGGCAATGCTGTGACTGGAGGGTGGCCCTGTCCTCTGCCAGACACAATGACTCCCCGCTGGTCCCGATGCTGCCATGGGACAGGGAATATTCCCCGAGGGAATTGAGGCCCTGCACACCACATGGTGCAGATAGGAGAAACCTTTCCAAAAAAGCAGCCTTGGCCTCATTCAGACAGGGCGATGCCgaggctgggaagcagctggtgGATTCTGACAGATTTAGCACTCAAATTGAGGCCTCAGTTAAAAGAGCAGCTCCCAAGGTTGAGGCTCAGGGCCCGTCCTGCCCCGGGCCAGCCTGAAGCAGCGCCAAGCAGAGCTCGCCCAGCTCGCTCTCATCGTTCTCCTCGGGCTCGCTGCTGAAGTTGGagcggctgctgctgggcaaGCTGTGGCCAGAGCCTGTGCTCAGGGATCCCTGGCCCTTCGGGTCCGCGCTCAGCGCCAGCGCAGCTCGCAGGCACGCGCTGCCGGCGcgggcaggagctggctgggcgTCCGGCTGGGAGTCATTCCTCTGGCTGAAAAACTGCCCCAGCAGGGATCTCTGGAGGGTCGTTTGGAGGCTTTCACAAGTCCTCTGTTTTGTGCTTGGCCGGGTGTAATGCAAATCCAACTGCAGGACCACGTCTGTCTGGAAGGGGAGAGCAAAGAACACAAAGTGAATGGGAGAATTCGATCGGAAGCAaagctctcctgctgctgctgctgccagaaagGAGCCTTGGCTGGCTCTTGTGCAGGCTCACAGCCCCATGCTGTGGCACGATGGAGCAATGCTACTGCCAGAGAAAATGAGCTGTTCATATTCACACAGCTCATGATGCTTACAGGCCTCAGCCATGGATTCTGTATTTCAGGACTTCTCCTGAAATCAGGACATGTGGGATCTCATCAGCTCTATCAGGGCACTGTCACTGCAAGCACCACTCTGGCGATGTGGGCacaggggagcaggaggggctgcaCCATGGCCAAGACCAACGCACATGGGAGAGGAAAGCATTAAACACTTtcaaccctggaagtgttccaggccaggttggatggggcttggagcaccctgggctagtggaaggtgtccctgcccatggcagggggtggaatgagatgagatttaaggtcccttccagcccaaaccattccgggaTTCTATGAACTAAAACACACCTGACACTCTAAAAACCAACAGCTTTAAGCAGCAGTGCTCCACAGGGATCTGCTCACAGCCTAGCACTATTTtagaattttctaaaagatgaagaaataagAGAATAACCACATTCATGGCAGTCAAACCCCTGAAAGCAGACCCCAGCACGGCGCTGTGCCTGAAACACCTGTAAAGAGCAGGGAGATGTATAATAGAACAAGAAGATTTTGGCAGGCGATGCCCAGTCCAGGTCTCTGTCTGCACTTAAAAGCAACGCAGAACAACTGGGAAAGGTTCAGAAAAGAGCTCCAGGAACAATCAAGAACTGAAAGCACTGCCATATGCTGAAGCACATCATGTACTCAGCAAGCAGAAGTTGCTGTAGGCAGATCCAGGCAGCACTCGGTGTAAGATCCACTGGCTGTGTgttaggagaggaaaaaaaatgtccaaGTAGAGACAAAGTGCACACTGCTGTTTGAGGAGAGACAAGCCAGGAGACCAGCAATTCTGCCTTTCTCATGGTCTTTAAATAGTTTGAGGGTGTTTTCAAGCATGCCAAAGAGGCACAGCTTGGATCAGGCTTGGCAGTGTTACTCTGATGACAGGAGATCCTGGCCAGCCCATGAGCTCATCTCTCAGGCAAGCACACAGCCTCGTGAGACATCCTCCACCTGAAGTAACTGGGCAGGTCTGACCTCCCCGTGGCTGATGGGGCAAAGAGCAGCTTCCCTGGCCaggcagcacagaaaaacagaacaatcCACGACCAGTGATGcctgtctctgctcccagcacaggctggtgtGGGTCAGCTTTGATAGGAAGGTCAGGCAGGGGAGACAACACAACAGCAAAGAGCATCCACGCTTGGGCTCTGCAGCCTGATTGTAAATCAGAAAGATTATGCTGAAGTGGAAAAGGTGAGGTGAAAGGACAGTGCTCTCCTATGGAGCCAGGCTAGGAGAGCTGGGtgtgtccagcctggagaagagaaggctccaagaTGActttagagccccttccagttcTTAaaaaggggctccaagagagctggagagggacttcaAACAAGGGCCCTAAAataacaggacaaggggaatggcttcccactgccagagggcagagctaggttggatattgggaaggaattcttccctgtgagggtggcgaggccctggcacagggtgcccagagaagctgtggttgtcccatccctggaagtgtccaaggccaggttggatggggcttggagcaacctgggataatggaaggtgtccctgcccatggcagagggtggaacaAGATAAAGTTTAGGATCCCTCCTAACCCAAaccaatctgtgattctgtaaaagAGGGCAGCTTTTGTGCCTTGAAGATCAACAAGCTCCTCTAACATCAGTGTGGATGTGACACTGACACAGACACGTGGTCAGAAAGGCATATCCAGCTCCAgccatggggatggggacaccagTTCCATGAGAATGCAGGAGAACTGTGGAAATTTGCACCTGGTTACTCTCTACCTGAATTTTCTGCAGTGCACAGAGCTGGAAGATGCAGTCCAGCTCCTCCCGCTTGTACACGGAGGCGAGCAGACTCTCCACATGGTCCAGATGGCTCTCCCTCTGGATGGCCACGTCATCCGTCTCCTGGGTcaggaaaacaagaggaaatgcaAGGAAATTTTAGCATCAGCATGAAGCATTGAGGCACAACTGCCAATCAAACACGTGCTCAGGGCTTTGATTGACATGTTGCCTGGTAGAAATGCTGTGTATCCTAATATGGAAGTACTACAGAGAGCAAGCAACAGGAATGCAGAGATTTTATACACTTGCCTTGTGCATATCAATGAGAAGACCCCGAGTACATCTTACTATGAAAAATGGGGTATGGTGGGATTTTCAGCAGAGCCTGAAGCAGCACCAGCCAGTATTGTAATCACTGGTACTGCCAGCAGTTTGAAGGCAGCAAGTTTTCCAAGGGCACAGCTGGAAGCTCTGAGTTGTGCTGAGTGCTGAATTAGCCCCTCACCATCTACAGAACTACCAATTCTTGCTGAGTTCCTCAAATTTAGCCAAAAACAGCCCTGTGTCTGAGATCCTCTTCAGTACTGACTGAATCTTGGAGCCGCTAATACCCCGGGAAGAGACAAGGGAATAAAGGCCTTACGAAATCATAGACCATGgaacatcctgagttggaaggaacccacaagggTCATTgagttcaactcctggccctgcacagacaccccaacaatcccaccctgtgcctgagagcagtgtccaaacgctcctggagctctggcagccttggggctgtgaccatgGATTTGAGTCCTCCAGAATGGACCATAGTCCACCAGTCCCTTCCAGAAGGCACTTGCCTCTGCTAGCTGACTCTGGCAACCGTCCCAGTGTGATCCTTAGCAGGAGAAGTTGTGCTGGGCATGCTGATGAAGGAGGCCGTTAGGATATTTGGGGAGGAAGAAGTTGGAGAAGCCCTGGGAGCTCTTCCCGGCCTTCCCTGAACTGCTGCCTGCAAACGGCCAAAGTGATTTGTTTCTGGCCAGGAGAGTATGAGGAAAAACATTGGATCCCAAATGCTGGCTGGGATCTGCAGGCATCAGGATCACCCCTGCATGCAAGGCTGGTGGAACAGGAGTAGCACCATTGCTGATCCAGTAGGTCACTGGAGGCTGAGGAAACACCATTTATCTCTGTGCAAGAGAAAGCCAAATCCATCTCTGCACTTGGCAGCTCATTACTGGAAAGATAAACTGGAGGGAGCTTGGGGAAGATCAGGCCAGTGAATGGAGACTAAACCTGGGGACCAAAGAGGCACAAAGCACATCAGCCAGATGCTGCTGACACAGGGCTTTGGCAGCACGGCTGCAGAAGGGAGGATGTAGCCCTGCTGTGTCCAGCCAGCTCCATCCTCCAGCACATGCTCTGACCCACAGCGCTGCCTCCAGCCCAGGGGTCCAACAgcacaaggacctggagctgctgaagcaagtccagaggaggccacagagatgctctggGGGCTGGAGGCCCCCTGCTCTGATGCcaggctgcgagagctgggtccagggagacctcagagccccttccagtgcctaaaggggctccaagagctggagaggaactttggacaagagcctggagtggcaggacaagagggGGACAGCTTCCTACTGCAGGGGTAGCGTTAGATTAGACGTTAGGGAGAATGCAATCTCCATGTTGGAACTTCCTCCCCGCAATTCAAACTATGACTTACTTCCATGTTGGAAACAACTTTTTATAGATTTGAAGGCCCcataaaatcaaaatttttgcttttcttgcctAAACTACGATTGTCTTGCTCTTTCCTTTCATTACTTCATCTGTGCTTTACTTGGCACACTTCTTTTCCATGAAGCATGGACCCAAAACTGGACCCAGTGTTCCAGcaacagccaggagagccagaCAGGATCTCACAAAAATCTCAGAGCTCTTGTTTCCAACCTTGCCATGGTTCTGTGCCCTGTTTTTGTCACCCCAGCTGTTTTGGGCTCTGACCAGAACTGGTTCCCATTCACTGCCCATCCCATGCTTATGCTACTTTTTATTCTTGCTCATGCGCAGGAACTTGCATCTGCTGAATAACAGCCTTGGCCTCGAATTGCACCTTCTGTTTATCCAAATCCTTCCAAAATCCAACCCTGCCTTGTAGCACCTTGCAGAGACACTTGCAGGTGTTACAGGATCTGTGTATTTAATAAGCAcatcagtgaaaataaaaatcaatccCACAGCCCTGATTTTCCAAAAAGCCCAAATATATTCAATCACCCTCAAAGGAGAGTTTTCTCTTagttttaaatggaatttcctgtggATCAGAGTGTGCCCATGGCCTCCAGTTCTggcactgggcaccactgggaAGAAcctggctctgtcctctttgCACGCTCCCTGCAGGTATTTGTAGACCTGAATGAGTTCTTTCTAAGCCTGTCCCTCCATAGGATGAACAGCCCCAGttctcccagcttttcctcacagGGGAGGTGCTTCAACCACTTCATCATCTCCATGGCCCTTTGCCAGACTCTCTCCagtatgtccatgtctctcttgtgctgaggagcccagaactggacatgTGTGGAGGACAAACAATATCCACTGCCCTTGCCCTGTCCCCCGAGCTCATCACTTTGATGCAGAAGACATCAGGTTATCAGGCACGGAGGCCCTTTGCAATCTACTGTAACTGCTCCCAGTCACCTCCTTGTCCTTGCTGTgtttgggggtgattggctCTGTCACTTCCTCAGAGATCATGGTGAGGTTGACTCTCCTGGAGCTCCCCAAATCCTCATTCTTGCCCTCCAGGAAGGCAGGACTGACAGGGGCTTTTTTCCAGGCCTCAGGAAGACCATGAGGAGATGGAGAGTGTCCTTGCAGTCTTatctccagctccctcagcacttGTGGGTGCCCCCATCAGGTCCTGGGGATTTGTGAATGTCCAGCTGGTTCAGTGCTCCCTGACCTggtcctgctcctcctccatgTGTCCCCCTTGCTTCAGACCTTCTCCTTAGTTTCAGGATTCTGGGAGTTCTGAGGTACTTGTAGAAGCCCTTCTTGTTGCCCCCAGATCCAGCTCCACATAGGCTTTGACTTTCTGAGCCCCATTCCTACATGCTTCAACCACATCTCTGTAGTTCTCCTACATTACCTGCCCCTGCTTCTGCCTCTTGCACACCTTTTCATGTGTGAGCTCAGTTAGGAGCCCCCAGCAAATCCATGCAGGCCTCCTGATGCCTTTGCTTGACTCCCTGTTCCTCAGGATCCTTGAAAATCCACCAGCTGGGTTCCAGGGCTGTATCCCATGGGAACACAGCTCTCCAGCCTAGTGACCTTCAAGACAATCACCTGGGCAAGAAGCAACCTGGTGTGTCTGCTTCAGCAGGAGGGTTCTGATCTGCAGAAATCCCCTCCAACCCCAAACGCTCAATGACTCTGTGCTCTCAAGGGATGAATTAAAGCCCTGACACATGAGATTCAAAGCCTGTCAGCTGACAGCAACTCATTATCCACAAGTATCAGCAGTCTGCTAAATTCCCAGCCACCACAGCCTCCTGTTCCACAAACTAATTCCCTTCCACACTCTCCTTTATCATTTCTGGCTGTAtaggagaaaatggagaaaagcattttctaaattaatttttttagacAATTCATAATTACTTATAAACCTTTCCCCATGGTGGGATGTGTTTTTTAACGAAGATGGTGCCCAGGAATTGGCAAGGCCAGGTTTTAGCTGGCCCTCAAATAGGGATATTCTAAATAAATTGGGGGAAGGTTGACTGGCAAGGCCATTATGTCAAACAGCTCCAGATCAAGTGTCTGGTAAACAAGGAGATCCAAcataaaggtttttaaaaagtaaggaTTTAAGCagtatagagaaaaaaaaaataggaatgcCTTGGGTCATGTGCGAGACCAGCCTCTCCCTCTAAAGACAGTGCTTGTCAGGTAAAAATGCAAGTCAGGCAACCCACAGGATGGGAGGGAATATGGGACAACTAAAGAAAATGAATCAATGCCAGAAAATTCCATCATAATTATTCCTGGCAAACCCACAGCAAGCCTATTTAAGTCCCTTTGATAACCAGAATGTGGCAAATGGTGGGAACACTCCCATTTCCTACATTCCCCATTTCCTCAACAAAACAGCTCTCTGGGATCATTCTAAGGGCTTACAACCTCACATTCAGCCTGGTGTTGTTGGCCTTCAGcctctggctcctgcagctcagccacgCACGTGGGACTTAGGGGGACCCCAGCTGCCCTGAGCATCCCTCAGGTGCTCTGGAAAGATTCTGGAGGGAGCCCGGTGGGCATCTCAGGGACCCCACAGGGGTGTGGTCGTGGCTGTGGTGTCTGAGGTGGGGCAGGTGACAGTCATGGGAGGACACGCTGCTGCCTCTTCAGACGGCACTGGAGCTCAGCATGAGCCAGCTCCGCCGTGCAGTGGGACAGAAGCAGGGATCTGGCTGTACTGGGGTACCTTTTTGACTCTCTGATCCCTCTTGAGACAGctccagaggcaggagcaggcagctgggttccccctcccccccagtCACTGATGTTGGGGGAAGCCCACAAATAcatgctcacacacacagacacaattTTCATGCATGATGCTCACAAGAGGAAATGGTGGTGCAGCTTAGGAatgggcaggatcaggctccaAACCTCCTGGATACACCACGCTGCATCAGTGACCCCAATGTGCTGAGGAGCAGCGTCCCTCCACGAGCAACAAGGGCCAAAAAATCCACCACAAACGAGCTACGCTTTGGAAGAAGGGCTACAGAAAACAAGGGAGATGGTTACAGAAAGGAGCAGCAAATTAAATCCATAGGGGTGGCCCATGGAGACCACCAGGAAAGCCCACACTGGGCACATGGTCTGTGAGGAAAGGTGTGAGAAAGGGCGCAAGGAAGCTGGTACAGCTCAACTGGGAAGGAATATACTGTTGCATTAAGATATATTAGCATGGCAGACTAAGAAGGCATGAGTCAAAAAGCCAGACCTGCTTtctaacacagaaaacagaatagCTCTTGGCCTCAATCAGATTAAATGCAATAATTTAATCAGGCAGGACAGAAATCAATCTGAGGGACAACTGGTTAAAGGCATCAAACTGCTGCCAAATCTTTTTTGTGATGCATGACGAGCAAGGCAGGGAATCCACAGAGGTGTGGAAGGAGCCTCAAAGAGGTGTACGCAGAGGGGGGGATCCATTTTCACCAGGGatcagcctttcccagccctcAGGACTCAGCCCAACCACCCTCCGACCTCTGAGATGGGGAAAGCAGCCCAGGAACAGAACTGGCCAGAAGACTCACGGCAGGCCAgcggagcaggagctgggggtcAGTGATGTGGGCCAGGGGTGGCTGTGGCTTGGCACACACGAACATCAGGTTGGAGAAGAGCCGGAGGAAGTGGAGCTCCACCCGTGCCCCGCATGGGAAGGTCACCGTTCTGCTCAGCGGCTCTGGAAGGGAAATTCAAGCAGGATCAACTCCTCAGAGGGTCCTGTCAACACCTCCCTGCAGTGCCGTGTCCCTGAGgagcacagggacccccagtTCCGTCCTCCCCACACCCCCCATGGCTCACCTTGGCTGTGTCCCCAGTGCTCAGTGGCTGCTCCCGAGGGACAGATGGGATCCGTCAGGGACCGGGCTTCCTTCAGCGTGTGCTTGATCTCCATCACCTGCTTCCCAGTGACCAGGGGATCATGGCCAATGTCTGCAGGAAAGAGTCGGAAGCACAAGGATCACTCCAGGTTCGTTATTGATCTCCCTGCCTTTCGGGCCCTACACAAATGTCCCCATGCTGCTCCCAGGCTACTGAAAGATCCCATGGGGCATGGCCTGTGATTTGGATTTTAGGGAGGAACGGTTggctggctgggatgggatggtctctgctctctcttctcaccCCCTGCACTGAAGCAAGTGGTTTCTAACTCGTCTCTCACCTTCTAACACATCCTCCAGCATATGTGTAACCTTCTTCTCTTGCAGAATGTGCTTCTTCAGGTATTTCATGAAGATCCCAGAGCTGAACTCCCCATCCTGCAATTCATAGGCTTCTGCATCTTCACTCCTGCAAGAATAAGGATATTTCTTCAGAGTCCTCACAGTTCTGCATTGGGCATGAGGTCCAGGGTGAGTCTGGGGTGGCCAACTCCATCCAGACTGTAGTGGCTGGGTCCAAGTGAGCTTCTCAAGGAATAACACAAAGTGCTTGGGTTGTGTCCTggagagggtgggcaggccACAGGATGGGAAAAAGCAGTGGAAGGGAATGGGATAGGACAGCACAGtctcctctgccagcccaggcaAGTGATGAAGGTGAAAAGCCAGTGGAACTGGCACTGGACCGGGAAATAATACCCAGCATCTCAGAAGGCTTTGGGTGGGCTGCTCATGGGACATGCACCTGGAGAATCAGGCTGAAGAACAGGTGACAGAAGCTGATGTCACCTTCACACACAACTTGTAACTGAAGCAcaggctgacagcagcaggaaggacagAAGTGCCTGAACAGCAAACCCAGCAGATGGAGGGTGAGAGCCAGAGGGAACACAAGAGAAGCCCTCTCTAGCCTCCAGAGCCACCATGCATGCAAGGATGAGAGGAGACAGGGCTGTGCCAGAGTGTGGTCCCACGTGAGGGTGTGGGGGTGGTGAAGTCACTTACGTGGAATAGCCATAGACAGTGTTTCCCCACGGCTCCAGTGGCTGCACCTGGGACAAGGCACACCCTGGGTTGTACCTGGAGAGGAGGCAAAGGCACAAGTCAGTGTCAAGGACATCTGCAGCTGGCACGAACAAAGCCCACACACTCCTTGTGTCCATCTCTTAGGGATGGCAGTAGGATCAACCCTCACCTCAGATATAACCAGAGAGACTAAAGCTGGGAGTCCCACCAAGAACCCAAACCACAGGGGAAGGAGTAGGTATGTCCAGCTGTGGCTTAACTGCACTGGtaagctgctccctgccctgagcctgAAGCTGTGGTACAACCTGGAGCTGTGGGTACAACCTGGAGCCATGGGTGCACATTGCCACCTCCCTCCAGAGGCTGGATTTTTAACATGTCCAGGCAGAACTACGGTGCAGAGAACACACAGGTTCACCATGGCCCAATGGACAACCGTCCCTCAAGAAGTCAGAGGTGCACAGCACCATGGTTACAGCTCAATTGCCTTTGCTGGAGGTCTGGGACACCCCACGGGGCCCTTCCagaccacacacacacacttttgcCTCAGGGAACCAAAGCAGGCTATGGATGATACGCCCCCAGATCTCCCTCAGAGACAGGACCAGGACACGCACACAAGTCTCAAAGCTCAAAACTGGTCCTGACACCTCAGTCTAGATGCAGCTGAATGAGCACAGCCCCTGTTATTCTCAAAATCAGGTAGATCCATGGTGACAGGATCTGATTTCCAACAAAAAAAGATATCTTGGTTGCACTGAATGGTCAAGCCTTGCCCATCTGACTGAAGCCAGACTGACAGCACACGGACAGGCTGCCTCCAGGTCACACCAGTGACTCGGAGCTGTTTCCAGTCACACAGTGCAAGAGCCAGGCACAGAGGCAGCATTAGTCCATGCAATTCAATCCCAGCACAGtttcctggggctggagctgggacgCTAAGGAGAGCAGAAGGGACAGGGGTATTGCCAGCAGCCAGCACGTCACCTACTGCTGGTGGCACAGTCTGGAGATGTTTAATGGCAGAATTCAACTGACTTGTGTAAGTTGTCTTAAAGATgatcagaagagaaaatgtgagaaAGAAGACATGTTTCTAAATCTGAATACTGAGATTTATCTGCTCCTCAACTGCTCCTAATTTAATGCAGAAATCTTTGGTTCCAGGTCCAAGGAGAAATCAGGGAATTCCTGGAAAAGGCAATCGCATCCACCCAAAATCAGCATATAAATGTATGAGGCTACACACAGGCTCTGTGCTCTGGTTCCTCGCCTGCTAAGGCTGAGCATCTGCTCCCGCTTGGCAAAGGATGTGTTTCTCACCACCCTGGCATTTCTGATGCCAACATACAGGGTGAGGAGAAACTCTGGGTGAGCTCCCTCTTAGCACAGACACAGCTTCATGCATGAGCTGCTGACAGACCTGCAGCATCAGTCTGACCAGGAGGGTGTCAGGAAGGGAGGCCCTGGGAGCCTTGTTTTATACAGAGGTGTAAACACACACAGCTATGAAACCCAGGTGCTTCCTTGAGCTGAAATGGTGATTTCTCGAGAAAAAATGAGCTCAGGAGAGAGTTCCTGCCCCCAAAAGGTCTGGGATAACACCCACTGCATGAAGTACCATGCTTgctgaggaaaaggggaggTGTGAACTTtgcagaaggagggagaaaaccAGCTGCACAACTTTGCCTAAATATCACAGCAGATCTCACACTGCATCCTCTTCCCAGAGCACCACTGAGACTCCATTGAGCAA encodes:
- the LOC116450435 gene encoding mucosa-associated lymphoid tissue lymphoma translocation protein 1-like, yielding MQEAIAITEQPVSVSVPVGYSFMLRCRAQGCTSLQYQWFCQYQSDCRPIPGATNQDLPIIAEQTQLYTCRVNDLHRNAVFSDWVKVEVHQCVARGLPPRLWRGEPVIVLNPSEQRVEVGQPLQLQCAAMGVPAPSYQWYHNGNLLERQKRKKLWITHTKVSDSGTYLCCASNSHGEHWTNAVDVHIGTCGSGKFFATGKIALLVGNNRYQHHPNLMAPVRDVFELSRLLEHLGFQVVSLLDLNKAEMVAAVSRFLQLLGKGVYAIFYYAGHGYEHLGRNYMVPVDAPQPYAPENCISVQRILQKMQQQKTALNIILLDTCRKWYNPGCALSQVQPLEPWGNTVYGYSTSEDAEAYELQDGEFSSGIFMKYLKKHILQEKKVTHMLEDVLEDIGHDPLVTGKQVMEIKHTLKEARSLTDPICPSGAATEHWGHSQEPLSRTVTFPCGARVELHFLRLFSNLMFVCAKPQPPLAHITDPQLLLRWPAETDDVAIQRESHLDHVESLLASVYKREELDCIFQLCALQKIQTDVVLQLDLHYTRPSTKQRTCESLQTTLQRSLLGQFFSQRNDSQPDAQPAPARAGSACLRAALALSADPKGQGSLSTGSGHSLPSSSRSNFSSEPEENDESELGELCLALLQAGPGQDGP